The Salmo salar chromosome ssa02, Ssal_v3.1, whole genome shotgun sequence genome segment tatactctgccttgtctcaggatggtatgttggtggctgaagatatccctctagtggtgttggggctgtgctttggcaaagtgggtggggttatatcctgcctgtttggccctgtccgggggtatcgtcggacggggccacagtgtctcccgacccctcctgtctcagcctccagtatttatgctgcaatagttaatcgggggctagggtcagtctgttatatctggagtatttctcctgtcttatccggtgtgaatttaagtatgctctctctaattctctctctatttttctttctttctctctttctttttctttctttctttctttctttctttctttctttctttctttctttctttctttctttctttctttctttctttctttcggaggacctgagccctagtaccatacctcaggactacctggcctgatgactccttgctgtccccagtccacctgatcatgctgctgctccagtttgaactgttctgcctgtgcctatggaatcctgacctgttcactggaagtgctacctgtcccagacctgctgttttcaactctctagagacagcaggagcggttgagatactctgaatgatcggctatgaaaagccaactgacattcactcctgaggtgctgacctgttccaccctctacaaccactgtgattattatttgaccctgctggtcatctatgaacatttgaacatctaaaaCATATCAGAGAAATGTAATAAAAACATTAGTCATCAGTCAGACTCTTTACCTCTCTTTTATTAAGTGTTCATAAATGTTATCCCTGAACACATGATTAAATAAATAGATCACTGGACACCCAGAGAAATAATTAAGGGAATAGATTTAAGACAATTTTTATAGCAGTTTCCAAATATAAGGTAACAAGTGTGAAAAaggcctatctatctatctatctatctatctatctatctatctatctatctatctatctatctatctatctatctatctatctatctatctatctatctatctatctatctatctatctatctatctatctatctatctatctataaaaccatctatcaatcaatcattcaatctATGTTCCTGTTGTTTGGTCTTGTTtgactgtgtttacacaggcagccaaatTCTGATCTTTACAGAGGCAGacaaattctgatattttgcccaattattgacaAGAGAtcggattggtcaaaagaccaattagtggcaaaagatcagaattatgTTGCCTGCGTaaaaacagccttaatgatgtatacagtatgtgattgTTATACAGCtacggagacaggtgttttagcTCCACACCTTCCATTCTTTAGGCAGATAGCCGTTATTCCACTGGCTACTCCCAGCACCAGTAAGAGTGGAGCTAGAGCCAGGGCCACTGTGGTATCAGCAGCAGTTGCTATGATCAcccctactactacacacactactgttactgctagaGCAATGTGGAGATTCCTCTTTTTATCTACCTTCTCCCTTTtctcttcctccttttctttctctatctctacctTTACCTCTTCTTTtaattttctctcctcctcctccttccttcttttctcctcctccctcctcctctcctctgcctccctgATCTTCCTCTGAGCCTTCTGGTACATCTCGTTGGTGTAGTGCTCTCCTCCGTTCAGCTCCACCATCTCTTTGATCTTCTCCAGCAGCTCTGGGACCTGAGTGGGGTCATCTTTGGCGTCGTTGTTGAACGAGTGATACCCGCCGCCTAAAGTGATGGAGAGTCTCCTTAGCTCTTTACACATCTTCAGAGAATCTGTGACCTGTTTCCCCTTCAGCTGGTCTTTACAGGTGAACAGTAAGATGGTGTACATGGAGGCATCCTCTCCAAAGTTCTCCTGGATCCACCTCACggcgttcctctcctcctctgtgaaCCTCACCCCCAGCCTGATCACCAGCAGGAAGGCGTGGGGGCCCGGGACGGACATGTTAACACACTCCTCTATTTTCTCTTTCACTTCTTCGTCCAACCTGGCTGTGTCGAAGAGGCCTGGTGTGTCAACCACATGAACCGTCGTCCCGTTGacctctccactctgtctctcacactgTCCTGTCACTGACTCAGGGGAAGAGTCGACTTTAAATACATTCTTCCCCAGGATGGTGTTTCCTGTTGCGCTCTTCCCTGCTCCAGTCTTCCCTAGCAACACAATCCTCAGGTCAGCGGTCAAACCAGACCCTGTAGAAACCACACAGATAAAGTCAATGTAGCTCCCAGTAACtatcacaacaacaaaacatttaaagTAATTCAACTATCACACTGTAAAATAGAGATAATGTATGTTGATTCATTTAATTCATTCAattgattcattgattgattCAATGTTTATTTGAACCATAACCATCCTGCTCAAAGTTACTAGTAGAGTTAGTATTATAAGTTACTAGTAGAGTTAGTATTATAAGTTACTAGTAGAGTCAGTATTATAAGTTACTAGTAGAGTTAGTATTATAAGTTAGTAGTAGAGTTAGAATTATAAGTTACTAGTAGAGTTAGTATTATAAGTTACTAGTAGAGTTAGTATTATAAGTTACTAGTAGAGTTAGAATTATAAGTTACTAGTAGAGTTAGTATTATAAGTTACTAGTAGAGTCAGTATTATACGTTACTAGTAGAGTTAAAATTATAAGTTACTAGTAGAGTTAGTATTATAAGTTACTAGTAGAGTTAGTATTATAAGTTACTAGTAGAGTTAGTATTATAAGTTACTAGTAGAGTTAGTATTATAAGTTACTAGTAGAGTCAGTATTATAAGTTACTAGTAGAGTTAGTATTATAAGTTACTAGTAGAGTTAGTATTATAAGTTACTAGTAGAGTTAGTATAATAAGTTACTAGTAGAGTGAGTATTATAAGTTACTAGTAGAGTTGGAATTATAAGTTACTAGTTGAGTTAGTATTATAAGTTGCCCAGCTCTAATGTGAGGTGTGTCATGATTTGACTAAaccattagagaccataacatCACAGTCCAAACAGAGTACATACCATCATGATTTGACTAAACCATTAGAGACCATAACCTCACAGTCCAAACAGAGTACATACCATCATGTTTTGTTGAGCCACACCCATCAGACTCAGGCAGCCGTTTCAGCTCCATCTCTCTGAGTGGTTTAGCTGGTAGGATAACATAACAAGTATATTTCAGTTAAATGTAAAACAGTCTTGTATTAGCTGAACTACAGAATCATTGTGATAGCTACACGTGTTCCAGGTTGAATGAACAGTTCAGTCTGCTACATCCTTCTCAAACAGTAAATGTATATGATATTTCATTATATAATATAAGATATTAAACCAAATATTGAGTTTTACCTTCAGCCATGGTTCTGTCCCTCTTTGCCAATATATTGTCAAATGTCACCAGCTCTTTCAGCTCCCCTGCCTGCGTTGAACCAGCTCTTTCAGCTCCCCTGCCTGCGTTGAACCAGCTCTTTCAGCTCCCCTGCCTGCGTTGAACCAGCTCTTTCAGCTCCCCTGCCTGCGTTGAACCAGCTCTTTCAGCTCCCCTGCCTGCGTTGAACCAGCTCTTTCAGCTCCCCTGCCTGCGTTGAACCAGCTCTTTCAGCTCCCCTGCCTGCGTTGAACCAGCGGTCTGAGTACTGAAGTTTTCTCACAAACAAAGAAAGGAATATCCTGTGCATCTGGCAGAATGGAGGGGAGGTTCCTGCTTCCCTGGATTGTCTACAGTTCTGACAAACATGGcctgtgtcccaaacggcaccctattccctttattgtCTGCTACTGTAgagcagggccctggtcaaaagtagtgcactatataggaaacagaGTGCCGTTTGGGATGAACACGTGGACTGTTTCTCGAAACATCCCCTACCCTCTGCATCCCTTAGCCCCAATCCCCCAGGGACTGGAGTAGATCTGAAAGGCTTGGGTAGGTATCAGCAGTATGGTGGAAGTTCGACCTAACCTATCAGAAGGCAAGGTAGAGTCACTACCATGTTGCTTATTCCTGTCCAACTCCTCCATATCTACAGGAAGTATTTAGGCTGTAGTAATGAGGCTAGGGGTTGGTTGTACGGGGCCAGGTTGTAGGGGGCAGGCAGGGGCCAGGCTAGGGGTTGGTTGTAAGGGGCCAGGCTCTAGGGGCCAGGCTAAGGGGCCATGCCAAGGCCAGGCTAGGGGCCAGGCTGTAGGGGGCAGGCAGTGGCCAGGCTAGGGGTTGGTTGAATCTGGACTGGGCCTGGAGACCCAAAAGGGTGGGTAGTGACAATGTAGGCCAAGTTTTGAAGAATGAATAAAAGAATGAAAGAATTAATTCATTTTATTTGACAGATTTTAATATATAGAGAGTTGATTCAGCCATGTACAACAAATCATataggtgtaggatcttaatttaatcattgttttgttgctgagaattttcctgctatGTGATTAACATAAATtaactgaaaacccacactaacacatggTTATATTAACACAACtgcacagtactacagtacttttgtccagctaatagcctaaccaccgatcaagcaacattatggacaaaACTTTTAAATCCTGTTGCCGCAGTGTTATTTTGCTACAACAATATTGGTCAAATTAAGATTTTACATCTGTACATAAAAAAATGATGATTGAAACTTCTCTGACTTTCTGGTGTAGGTGTTGCTGAAACTGTAAGGGAAGTAGCTATACATGTTAttctacaactctctctctctctctctctctctctctctctctctctctctctctctctctctctctctcccagcctcaCACAACAACTGTAACAAAATGTACAACTACATTTTCaaaactgaagtataattactgCACGTTGACTAGAAACGTATTCAGAACTAAATTAGTGTGGTAAAACATGAGTATACATACTCACCCTACAGATGCACCATGTCCCATCCTCTAATAACGATTCTGTACACAATAATACACATCATAGAGATATAATGAACTATTAGCAATGTGCACTTCCTGTACGGCAGACAGTTGATTCCTACATTAACTATTAGCAATATGCACTTCCTGTACGGCAGACATTTGATTCCTACATTAACTATTAGCAATGTGCACTTCCTGTACGGCAGACAGTTCATTCCTACATTAACTATTAGCAATATGCACTTCCTGTAAGGCAGACAGTTGATtcctactgtcgtgtctttggggtaccattaaactgaagacatgtttatcaattaactccctgtaattattatcacgtgattaaactgattaatcgtttaattgtaattaactaggagatcggggcaccaaggagaatattcagattacaaagctataattttcctaatataactttcctgtattataatattatattctattatagtataggccgattatcttctggtttaaatggtgtattttacctcgagtccagtctcattccaaacgtcgtaaattgttgtatctgcacgaacccagtctttactaaaatcatccatacatcaattgtcttaaaatcatttatttactacactaagtaattaacagaaaacatacaaacagtaattatcgtcacaaaggattggtatagtaatgtgcgctaattgctaacaggcatggctggtctgttagacaatgggtcataaacagtcagctgagaaggtacagagttcattaatattaacaattgaaggctcgctcattcaggaacaattgcaatcaatatatatttacgctcatgtgtcgtcgttctttgttggagcgtcgttctgtggagagttttgtctctctctctcggttagaatggatctttcaaagcgacattcattaatgtcgtcatagaatggatgtttcgttggtcttcgcgttcgatgatataatttacttagctgcagactaataattaatatcaaagacttgttcttattctgtgggtctcgatagtctaaaagttaaccacgtggtgtagttcactttcagtagaggaattggatggtaaaacctattggccatggagtggaggcctggtctgaagaaatgtaaatcagggtgggttttatagtgacccttgaacaggcttgtcaaatgacgcctggtcctgtctgtgtcccttgggggcgtgccgatggctgagtgaagcttggtacagaaatccaattctatcacattaacatcagtacatagcatctcaatgtattacaaatagctttatccttattaatacattttatacaaccattatgatgcaagtctcaagctgaggctattatataaacagttttatggtaatatggctatattgtctcttctgagtatcacaaaattgtaccaagcggaccagttcgtagctggattcttcaccaatcttccataccttctccagaacacaaatgtcgcttggctccccaattctgtgagttggaagaatttcctgtgtctctctatgggccatgtggccagagactcctcttagagtttttacaaccctttcacacagggcctgggtggttgggaaggtaggttgggggatggtacaaaggggagggggtcaactgtccttcctgtacccaaagaggccaacgtcatgacactacatTAACTATTAGGAATGTGCACTTCCTGTATGGCAGGCAGTTGATGCCTACATTTTCCTAAATTCATTCCACTTTATTTCCATTTGAGAACTTAACCCCCTAAGGTCAATGCCCCATGCAAATATAATTAGCATAATAccaaaatccccataaaaatctcccaatttaagctagagatatgtttttgTGTTGCTTTGGATGCGTCTAAATCCGCTGCATTCTCCTATGTCACGTTTAAAGCTGGAGGTGCTTTTATAAGATCTAGAAAACAGTGGTTAGAAAAGAACAGCaggtatttatttaatttttaaaaGAGAAGAGGTCATCTGAATATGGTTAGGAGACTCAACATTGATGAGAAGAGGAGAACTGAATATGGTTAGGAGACTCAACACTGATGAGAAGAGGTGATCTGAATATGGTTAGGAGACTCAACATTGATGAGAAGAGTTGAACTGAATATGGTTAGGAGACTCAACATTGATGAGAAGAGGTGAACTGAATCTGGTTAGGAGACTCAACATTGATGCCATAGTCACTGTGGATAATAAATCAATATCAGACTTCACTGCAAACTTTTAGAAGAATTGATACTAATTTCACTCTTGCCTGATTTAATTCAAATCAATTATTCAGCTCCATTCTTGATGGCAATTCTGTTGATGAGGAATTCAATAAAGTTTGCTGGGAAGATTTGACAACAAAGGAGATCAGATATGATCACAGAGTTAAAAAATATCACACCCCCTGGTACTGATGGGCAAACCTCTAATTCTTACTTGCCACATATAAGAAAGCTATAGAAAAATGAGAGCTTCCAGCGTCATTAAAATAAGGTGTTATAACTCTTACCCCTAAACCACATAAGGATACATTCTTTCTTGATAACTGATGCCCAATTACACTCTTAAACAAAGATAAGATACTAGCTTCCATTCTTGCAAAATGCTTAAAATCTGGTCTGTGTAGTTTTATTAATCAGTGCCAATCTGGATTTTTGAAAGAGCGTCATATCTAAAAAAAATGATCAGGCTGGTCTTGGACTTGATGGAATATAACGATTAATTAGGTGACAACCCTGTTATTGGATTATTGGATTTCAAGAAAGCATTTGATACTGTTAGTCATCATGAGTGCATTTTTTGAACATTGCACTCTTtcaaatttgtatttttttaatcaataCGATTAAAACTCTTTCTAATGGTGGCAATAAACTTTCCCATGGATcctcacctacagttgaagtgggaagtttacatacaattaggtttgagtcattaaaactagtttttcatccactccacaaatttcttgttaacaaactagagttttggcaagtcggttaggacatctaatttttcaaacaattgtttacagacagattatttcacttataattcactgtatcacaattccagtgggtcagaagtttacatgcactacgttgactgtgccattaaacagcttggataattccagaaaatgatgtcatggctttagaagcttctgacaggctagattttaatttaccggacatttgagACATGTTTCGGACATCCATATGCATTCAGATCTAACCTGGCGCAAATAATTAACGAGATCTTACCTGGCGCAGCCAGTGCCATCAATTAACGAGATCTAACCGGGCGCAGCCAGCGCCATCAATTAACGAGATCTAACCGGGCCCAGCCAGCGCCATCAATTAACGACATCTAACCGGGCGCAGCCACGCCATCAATTAACGAGATCTAACATGGCGCAGCCAGCGCCAACAATTAACGAGATCTAACCTGGCGCAGCCAGTGCCATCAATTGACGAAATCTAACCTGGGGCAGGCAGTGCCATCAATTAACGAGATCTAACCTGATGCAGCCAGCGCCATCAATTAACGATATCTAACCTGGCGCAGCCAGCACCATCAATTAATGAGGTCTAACCGGGCGCAGCCAGCACCATCAATAACGAGATCTAAACTGGCGCAGCCAGCACCATCAATTAACGAGGTCTAACCGGGCGCAGTCAGCCCAATAAATTAACGAGATCTAACCTGGCGCAGCCAGCGCCATCAATTAACGAGATCTAACTTGATGCAGCCAGCACCATCAATTAACGAGATCTAACCTGAAGCAGCCAGTGCCATCAATTAACAAGATCTAACCTGATGCAGgttacaattgtttacagacagattatttcacttataattcactgta includes the following:
- the LOC106592452 gene encoding GTPase IMAP family member 7-like, whose protein sequence is MAEAKPLREMELKRLPESDGCGSTKHDGSGLTADLRIVLLGKTGAGKSATGNTILGKNVFKVDSSPESVTGQCERQSGEVNGTTVHVVDTPGLFDTARLDEEVKEKIEECVNMSVPGPHAFLLVIRLGVRFTEEERNAVRWIQENFGEDASMYTILLFTCKDQLKGKQVTDSLKMCKELRRLSITLGGGYHSFNNDAKDDPTQVPELLEKIKEMVELNGGEHYTNEMYQKAQRKIREAEERRREEEKRRKEEEERKLKEEVKVEIEKEKEEEKREKVDKKRNLHIALAVTVVCVVVGVIIATAADTTVALALAPLLLVLGVASGITAICLKNGRCGAKTPVSVAV